A region of Streptomyces sp. NBC_01788 DNA encodes the following proteins:
- a CDS encoding ADP-ribosylglycohydrolase family protein produces MSHQTEMPVTDHPARRDHPLATPGPHARPEPRVPRRPRGEALVTRRIEGLLLGLAAGDAAGWPAARHRAARLPEWTRRLTRELDTFAELNATTTLPVPIALNQPPEPLCLGPSDDAEWAVFTAEALLRAGDDEAFGDLGRERRVRAAIDLTWNAVAGEVAAAAERAPEAGSVVLPLRARISVRAGLGNLATGLRPPASGHDNPHYFDDAACVRACVLATAHPGDPRRAAGLAEFDARYTQDGDGVHGARAMAAALAEALAGAEVGACVAAALAELPERTEIGRNARQALRLAGDTESAFALVPLLEHRIVDHVYSYGIAAAETVPVALALATAAEGRIAEALPAAACLSRIADSAPALTGALTGALGGGEAIPASWREACRTLSGCVLPRLTGTDLVELAGLLEAAQPPRPGG; encoded by the coding sequence ATGAGCCATCAGACCGAGATGCCGGTCACCGACCACCCGGCACGCCGCGACCACCCGCTCGCGACGCCCGGCCCGCACGCACGCCCCGAGCCACGGGTCCCCCGGCGGCCAAGGGGAGAGGCTCTCGTGACGCGGCGCATCGAAGGGCTGTTGCTGGGGCTGGCCGCCGGGGACGCCGCCGGGTGGCCCGCCGCGCGCCACCGGGCCGCCCGGCTGCCGGAGTGGACCCGGCGCCTCACCCGGGAGCTGGACACCTTCGCCGAGCTGAACGCGACGACGACGCTCCCGGTGCCCATCGCGCTGAACCAGCCGCCCGAGCCGCTGTGCCTCGGCCCCTCCGACGACGCCGAGTGGGCGGTGTTCACCGCAGAGGCCCTGTTGCGGGCGGGGGACGACGAGGCGTTCGGCGACCTCGGCCGGGAGCGGCGAGTCCGGGCCGCGATCGACCTGACCTGGAACGCCGTCGCCGGCGAGGTCGCGGCGGCGGCCGAACGCGCCCCCGAGGCCGGGTCGGTGGTGCTGCCGCTGCGCGCCCGTATCTCCGTGCGGGCCGGGCTCGGCAATCTGGCGACCGGACTGCGCCCGCCCGCCAGCGGGCACGACAACCCGCACTACTTCGACGACGCCGCCTGCGTACGGGCCTGTGTGCTGGCCACCGCCCACCCGGGCGACCCCCGGCGCGCGGCCGGCCTGGCCGAGTTCGACGCCCGCTACACCCAGGACGGCGACGGCGTCCACGGGGCCCGCGCGATGGCGGCGGCGCTCGCCGAGGCGCTGGCGGGCGCGGAGGTCGGGGCGTGCGTCGCGGCGGCGCTGGCCGAACTGCCCGAGCGGACGGAGATCGGCCGCAACGCCCGGCAGGCACTGCGCCTGGCCGGGGACACCGAGAGCGCGTTCGCGCTCGTCCCGCTGCTCGAGCACCGGATCGTCGACCACGTCTACAGCTACGGCATCGCCGCCGCCGAGACCGTACCGGTCGCCCTCGCGCTGGCCACGGCGGCGGAGGGCCGGATCGCCGAGGCACTGCCTGCCGCGGCCTGCCTGTCCCGGATCGCCGACTCCGCCCCGGCCCTGACGGGCGCGCTGACCGGTGCGCTCGGCGGCGGCGAGGCGATCCCGGCGTCCTGGCGCGAGGCCTGCCGCACCCTGTCCGGCTGCGTGCTGCCCCGCCTCACCGGCACCGATCTGGTGGAACTCGCCGGACTCCTGGAAGCCGCACAACCGCCCCGTCCAGGAGGATGA
- a CDS encoding ADP-ribosylglycohydrolase family protein, with product MTPKGEQSRGAVRDADLEERITGALVGAAVGDALGGPVEGYSPDQILERHGGRVHGVVGPWHGEQWRTARPIAPYHKGDGHVTDDTLMTHALVRVYARVRDHLDAYAIADHLVPDLMTKPRWIPELQAEALPLHRVFLAEKWLVARLHYGHVDPREAGAGNIVNCGAAMYMAPVGLVNAANPAAAYAEALDVAGAHQSSYGREAAGVLAAAVAAACAPGASPDSVVAACLSLAKDGTRAAIERVCEVARNCTDFESALGPLREAVAPYDTVGPDYRNPSLGARRPSRLHAIEELPVALGMLAVARGDFRQAVLGAVNYGRDCDSIATMAGALAGALGSPVPEDWAKTVAEASRLDLWEPARTLAGVTREIFEKDVRRRRAHERAFAGMGGPECSD from the coding sequence ATGACGCCCAAAGGAGAACAGAGCCGAGGCGCGGTCCGGGACGCGGACCTGGAGGAGCGGATCACCGGCGCACTCGTGGGAGCGGCCGTCGGCGACGCGCTCGGCGGCCCCGTAGAGGGCTACTCCCCCGACCAGATCCTCGAGCGCCACGGCGGCCGCGTGCACGGCGTCGTCGGCCCCTGGCACGGCGAGCAGTGGCGCACCGCCCGCCCCATCGCCCCGTACCACAAGGGCGACGGCCATGTCACCGACGACACCTTGATGACACACGCCCTGGTCCGGGTGTACGCACGCGTCCGCGACCACCTCGACGCCTACGCGATCGCCGACCACCTGGTGCCCGACCTGATGACGAAACCGCGCTGGATCCCGGAGCTCCAGGCCGAGGCGCTGCCGCTGCACCGGGTGTTCCTGGCGGAGAAGTGGCTGGTGGCGCGGCTGCACTACGGCCACGTCGACCCGCGCGAGGCCGGCGCCGGAAACATCGTCAACTGCGGTGCCGCGATGTACATGGCGCCTGTGGGCCTGGTCAACGCGGCCAACCCGGCGGCCGCGTACGCCGAGGCCCTGGACGTCGCGGGCGCCCACCAGTCCTCCTACGGCAGGGAGGCGGCGGGCGTCCTGGCGGCCGCGGTGGCGGCGGCCTGCGCGCCGGGGGCGAGCCCGGACTCGGTGGTGGCGGCGTGCCTGTCGCTGGCGAAGGACGGCACCCGCGCCGCGATCGAGCGGGTCTGCGAAGTGGCCCGTAATTGCACGGACTTCGAGTCGGCGCTCGGCCCGCTGCGGGAGGCGGTGGCACCGTACGACACGGTCGGGCCGGACTACCGGAACCCGTCCCTGGGCGCCCGCCGCCCCTCCCGTCTGCACGCGATCGAGGAACTGCCCGTCGCGCTCGGCATGTTGGCGGTGGCGCGCGGCGACTTCCGGCAGGCCGTCCTCGGCGCGGTGAACTACGGCCGCGACTGCGACTCCATCGCGACGATGGCCGGGGCGCTGGCGGGCGCGCTGGGCTCGCCCGTCCCGGAGGACTGGGCGAAGACGGTGGCCGAGGCCAGCCGCCTGGACCTGTGGGAACCGGCGCGCACGCTGGCCGGGGTGACCCGGGAGATCTTCGAGAAGGACGTACGGCGGCGGCGCGCCCACGAGCGGGCGTTCGCCGGGATGGGAGGTCCGGAATGCTCCGACTGA
- a CDS encoding ADP-ribosylglycohydrolase family protein, whose amino-acid sequence MLRLTWVQPEDLLGHELRQAVQDGREPSAIAARWRAAGGPEAPARAGASPGRASRYLRLLAEDLLDELAELPSRLADAEPTDPAAIEALCPNWPKQPVTSAPSVTAERLEAAWLGRAAGCLLGKPVEKLPLTGIRQLARATGNWPLHTWFTARGVPEDLAVAYPWNRRSAAHCLAENIDGMPEDDDLNYPLLNLLLLQRHGKRFTTADTARLWLDELPAGRTFTAERVAYRNLLLGIEPPHTARHRNPFREWIGALTRADVHGWTNPGDPAAAAAQAHRDAALTHTANGVYAAMFAAAVIAAAATGTDDVHTCLATGLTVVPPGSRLARAVRHAVRLAREHEDFDRVVDELHAVHADFHWVHAVPNTALIAAALTHADGDFTGSVCRAVSGGWDTDSNGATAGGVAALLAGSPGALPDRWTAPLKNRLATSVGDFDGTGFDTLAHLTHLEASRPMSDADGPTS is encoded by the coding sequence ATGCTCCGACTGACCTGGGTCCAGCCGGAGGACCTGCTCGGCCACGAGCTGCGCCAGGCGGTGCAGGACGGCCGCGAACCGTCGGCGATCGCCGCCCGCTGGCGCGCGGCGGGCGGTCCCGAGGCCCCGGCCCGCGCGGGCGCGTCCCCTGGGCGCGCCTCCCGCTATCTGCGCCTCCTGGCGGAGGACCTGCTGGACGAACTGGCCGAACTGCCCAGCCGGCTGGCGGACGCGGAACCGACAGACCCGGCCGCGATCGAGGCGCTGTGCCCGAACTGGCCGAAGCAGCCGGTAACTTCCGCCCCCTCGGTGACTGCCGAGCGCCTGGAGGCGGCCTGGCTCGGCCGGGCCGCGGGCTGTCTGCTGGGCAAGCCCGTGGAGAAGCTGCCCCTGACCGGCATCCGCCAACTCGCCCGGGCCACCGGCAACTGGCCCCTGCACACCTGGTTCACCGCCAGGGGCGTACCCGAGGACCTGGCCGTCGCCTACCCCTGGAACCGCCGCTCGGCGGCCCACTGTCTGGCCGAGAACATCGACGGCATGCCCGAGGACGACGACCTCAACTACCCGCTGCTCAACCTCCTTCTCCTGCAGCGGCACGGCAAGCGGTTCACGACCGCCGACACCGCGCGCCTCTGGCTGGACGAACTCCCCGCCGGCCGTACCTTCACCGCCGAACGCGTCGCCTACCGCAACCTGCTGCTCGGCATCGAACCCCCGCACACCGCCCGGCACCGCAACCCCTTCCGCGAGTGGATCGGCGCCCTGACCCGTGCCGACGTGCACGGCTGGACCAACCCCGGCGACCCGGCGGCCGCGGCCGCGCAGGCCCACCGCGACGCCGCCCTGACGCACACCGCGAACGGCGTCTACGCCGCGATGTTCGCCGCCGCCGTCATCGCCGCCGCGGCGACCGGAACCGACGACGTCCACACCTGCCTGGCCACGGGCCTGACCGTCGTGCCGCCCGGCTCCCGGCTCGCCCGCGCCGTGCGCCACGCCGTCCGACTCGCGCGGGAACACGAGGACTTCGACCGGGTGGTGGACGAACTCCACGCCGTCCACGCCGACTTCCACTGGGTGCACGCCGTGCCCAACACCGCGCTGATCGCCGCCGCGCTGACCCACGCCGACGGCGACTTCACCGGCTCCGTCTGCCGTGCCGTCTCCGGCGGCTGGGACACCGACTCGAACGGTGCCACGGCCGGCGGTGTCGCGGCCCTCCTCGCCGGTTCCCCGGGCGCGCTGCCCGACCGCTGGACGGCACCGCTCAAGAACCGGCTGGCCACATCGGTGGGCGACTTCGACGGCACCGGATTCGACACCCTGGCCCACCTCACGCACCTGGAGGCCTCCCGTCCCATGAGCGACGCCGACGGGCCCACCTCATGA
- a CDS encoding CaiB/BaiF CoA transferase family protein, producing MTTPHDTAPDAGGPLAGLRVLDLATLFAGPIAATMLGDFGAEVIKVEHPVKPDPSRGHGPSKDGVGLWWKLLGRNKRTITLDLSKPGGRRTLLRLAAGADVIVENFRPGTLERWELGWPELSAANPRLVLARVTGFGQFGPYASRPGFGTLAEALSGFAAITGEPDAPPTLPPFGLADSIAGLATAYAVMTALTARERTGAGQIVDMAIIEPILTVLGPQPLWYDQLGYIQPRTGNRTQNNAPRNAYRTSDGTWVAVSTSAQSVAERVMRLVGRPELIDEPWFASGEERAAHADLLDEAVGGWIARHTRTEVLAAFEKAQAAIAPIQDVRDVMADPQYRALGTLTTLHDPELGRMRMQNVLFRLSATPGAIRWAGRPHGADTDAVLTELGLTAEELAALRAEGAL from the coding sequence ATGACCACGCCCCACGACACCGCGCCCGACGCAGGCGGCCCGCTCGCCGGTCTGCGCGTGCTCGACCTCGCCACCCTCTTCGCCGGTCCCATCGCCGCCACCATGCTCGGTGACTTCGGCGCCGAGGTGATCAAGGTCGAGCACCCGGTGAAGCCGGACCCGTCCCGGGGCCACGGGCCGTCGAAGGACGGGGTCGGCCTGTGGTGGAAGCTGCTCGGCCGGAACAAGCGCACCATCACGCTGGACCTGTCGAAACCCGGTGGCCGCCGCACCCTGCTGCGGCTGGCCGCCGGCGCCGACGTGATCGTCGAGAACTTCCGGCCCGGCACCCTGGAGAGGTGGGAGCTCGGCTGGCCGGAGCTGTCGGCGGCCAATCCGCGCCTGGTGCTGGCCCGGGTCACCGGGTTCGGCCAGTTCGGCCCGTACGCCTCCCGGCCCGGGTTCGGCACCCTGGCGGAGGCGCTGAGCGGGTTCGCCGCGATCACGGGTGAGCCGGACGCGCCCCCGACGCTCCCGCCGTTCGGGCTCGCCGACTCGATCGCGGGCCTGGCCACGGCGTACGCGGTGATGACCGCGCTCACTGCACGGGAGCGCACCGGCGCCGGCCAGATCGTGGACATGGCGATCATCGAGCCGATCCTGACCGTCCTCGGCCCGCAGCCCCTGTGGTACGACCAGCTCGGCTACATCCAGCCCCGCACCGGCAACCGCACCCAGAACAACGCCCCGCGCAACGCCTACCGCACCAGCGACGGCACCTGGGTGGCGGTCTCCACCTCGGCCCAGTCGGTCGCGGAACGCGTGATGCGGCTGGTGGGCCGCCCGGAGCTGATCGACGAGCCCTGGTTCGCGAGCGGCGAGGAGCGGGCCGCGCACGCCGACCTGCTCGACGAGGCGGTCGGCGGCTGGATCGCCCGGCACACCCGCACCGAGGTCCTGGCCGCCTTCGAGAAGGCCCAGGCGGCGATCGCGCCGATCCAGGACGTACGGGACGTGATGGCCGACCCGCAGTACCGGGCCCTCGGCACCCTGACCACCCTGCACGACCCGGAACTCGGCCGGATGCGCATGCAGAACGTCCTCTTCCGGCTCTCCGCCACCCCGGGTGCGATCCGCTGGGCGGGCCGCCCGCACGGCGCGGACACGGACGCGGTGCTGACCGAACTCGGCCTCACCGCGGAGGAGCTGGCCGCGCTGCGTGCGGAGGGCGCCCTGTGA
- a CDS encoding HpcH/HpaI aldolase/citrate lyase family protein, which translates to MTVTAFCPLTWLYAPGDRPHVVAKALASGADVVVVDLEDAVAPDRKEYARAATAELLTEPPPVPVHVRINAVDGPLAAADLAAVAPRPGLAGLRLPKVTSAGQVARVAARTETAQGPPPADGSGPPLYALLETALAIERAHVIASAHPALRGISIGEADLRADLGVRQDSGLDWCRARVVVAARAAGLAPPTQSVHPDIRDLEGLASSCAHGRALGFLGRAAIHPRQLPIIERAYLPTDRELEEAETVVKAATAERGAQALPDGRFIDAAVVAAARRTLALARRC; encoded by the coding sequence GTGACGGTCACCGCCTTCTGCCCGCTCACCTGGCTGTACGCTCCAGGCGACCGCCCGCACGTCGTGGCCAAGGCGCTGGCCTCCGGCGCCGACGTGGTGGTCGTCGACCTGGAGGACGCGGTCGCCCCGGACCGCAAGGAGTACGCCCGCGCGGCCACCGCCGAGCTGCTGACCGAGCCGCCGCCGGTCCCGGTGCATGTGCGGATCAACGCGGTCGACGGGCCGCTGGCCGCCGCGGACCTGGCGGCGGTGGCGCCCCGGCCGGGCCTTGCGGGGCTGAGGCTGCCGAAGGTGACGTCCGCCGGGCAGGTCGCCCGGGTCGCGGCACGGACGGAGACCGCGCAGGGCCCGCCGCCCGCGGACGGTTCGGGGCCTCCGCTGTACGCCCTCCTGGAGACCGCGCTGGCCATCGAGCGCGCCCACGTCATCGCCTCCGCGCACCCCGCCCTGCGCGGCATCTCGATCGGCGAGGCCGACCTCCGCGCCGACCTGGGTGTACGGCAGGACTCCGGCCTCGACTGGTGCCGCGCCCGGGTCGTCGTGGCCGCCCGCGCGGCCGGTCTCGCCCCGCCGACCCAGTCCGTCCACCCCGACATCCGCGATCTGGAGGGCCTGGCGTCCTCCTGCGCGCACGGCCGCGCCCTCGGCTTCCTCGGCCGCGCGGCCATCCACCCGCGCCAGCTCCCGATCATCGAGCGCGCCTATCTGCCGACCGACCGGGAGCTGGAGGAGGCCGAGACGGTCGTCAAGGCGGCCACCGCGGAGCGGGGCGCGCAGGCCCTCCCGGACGGCCGCTTCATCGACGCGGCGGTGGTGGCGGCGGCCCGGCGCACGCTCGCCCTGGCCCGGCGGTGCTGA
- the lgt gene encoding prolipoprotein diacylglyceryl transferase encodes MELAYIPSPSRGVLHLGPIPLRGYAFSILVGLFVALWIVDRRWVARGGKKGTAWDIAVWAVPFGLVGGRLYHVITDYELYFGEGRNWVDAFKVWQGGLGIWGAVALGALGAWVGCRRRGIALPPYADAVAPGLAIAQAFGRWGNWFNQELYGRETHVPWALRITSSADGRVPGYYHPTFLYESLWCVGVALLVIWADRRFKLGHGRAFALYVAAYCAGRFWIEYMRVDEAHHILGLRLNNWTALILFLAAVAYMIVSARLRPGREETVEPDLQSAEESATAEAGTDAEDEKPARERGSDDAQDTEDTRAAADASPDGQDGAADGGKDGAETVRKN; translated from the coding sequence ATGGAACTTGCCTACATTCCCAGCCCGTCGCGCGGTGTGCTGCACCTCGGTCCCATTCCGCTCCGCGGCTACGCCTTCAGCATCCTCGTCGGCCTCTTCGTCGCCCTCTGGATCGTCGACCGCCGGTGGGTCGCGCGTGGTGGCAAGAAGGGCACCGCCTGGGACATCGCCGTCTGGGCCGTCCCGTTCGGTCTGGTGGGCGGTCGCCTCTACCACGTGATCACCGACTACGAACTCTATTTCGGTGAAGGCCGGAACTGGGTCGACGCCTTCAAGGTCTGGCAAGGCGGACTCGGCATCTGGGGAGCCGTCGCGCTGGGCGCGCTCGGTGCCTGGGTCGGCTGCCGCCGCCGGGGCATCGCTCTGCCGCCGTACGCCGACGCCGTGGCCCCCGGACTGGCGATCGCGCAGGCGTTCGGGCGCTGGGGCAACTGGTTCAACCAGGAGCTGTACGGCCGGGAGACGCACGTTCCGTGGGCGCTGCGCATCACGTCCTCGGCGGACGGCCGCGTGCCGGGGTACTACCACCCGACGTTCCTGTACGAGTCGCTGTGGTGCGTCGGCGTCGCGCTGCTGGTGATCTGGGCCGACCGCCGGTTCAAGCTGGGTCATGGACGGGCGTTCGCGCTGTACGTCGCCGCGTACTGCGCGGGCCGGTTCTGGATCGAGTACATGCGGGTCGACGAGGCCCACCACATCCTGGGCCTGCGGCTGAACAACTGGACCGCGTTGATCCTCTTCCTCGCGGCCGTGGCCTACATGATCGTCTCGGCCCGGCTCCGGCCAGGCCGCGAGGAGACGGTCGAGCCGGACCTGCAGTCCGCCGAGGAGAGCGCAACGGCCGAGGCCGGGACGGACGCCGAGGACGAGAAGCCCGCGCGGGAGCGGGGCTCGGACGACGCGCAGGACACCGAGGACACGCGCGCGGCCGCCGACGCGTCCCCCGACGGCCAGGACGGCGCGGCCGACGGTGGGAAGGACGGGGCCGAGACGGTTCGCAAGAACTGA
- a CDS encoding DsbA family protein, with the protein MSEKNHQGKRGARERLAAEREKQKATERRRRTLIVAATVVCVLGLAAVIGVVAANSGKHKSSSAAGPVVAPSGAQGKDSLAIPVGQGGARSTLTVWEDFRCPACQAFETMYRPVIRELTDAGKLRVEYHLVRLIDGNLGGTGSLRAANAAACAQDAGKFPAYHDVLYQHQPHETDDAFADKDELIRLAGKVSGLNTPAFDKCVRDGTHDSWVDKSHQAFQSGNFSGTPTVLLNGKNILQDQTMTPAKLKQMVEAAASK; encoded by the coding sequence GTGAGCGAGAAGAACCATCAGGGAAAGCGCGGCGCCCGGGAGCGACTGGCGGCCGAGCGCGAGAAGCAGAAGGCCACGGAGAGGCGGCGGCGGACGCTGATCGTGGCCGCGACCGTCGTCTGCGTCCTGGGCCTGGCGGCGGTGATCGGCGTGGTCGCCGCCAACTCCGGCAAGCACAAGAGCAGCAGCGCCGCCGGCCCGGTCGTGGCGCCCTCCGGCGCGCAGGGCAAGGACAGCCTGGCGATCCCGGTCGGCCAAGGCGGAGCCAGGTCGACGCTCACCGTGTGGGAGGACTTCCGCTGCCCGGCCTGCCAGGCCTTCGAGACGATGTACCGGCCGGTGATCCGCGAGCTGACCGACGCCGGCAAGCTCAGGGTCGAGTACCACCTGGTCAGACTGATCGACGGCAACCTCGGCGGCACCGGCTCCCTGCGCGCGGCCAACGCGGCGGCCTGCGCCCAGGACGCCGGCAAGTTCCCCGCCTACCACGACGTGCTCTACCAGCACCAGCCGCACGAGACCGACGACGCCTTCGCGGACAAAGACGAGCTCATCCGGCTCGCGGGCAAGGTGAGCGGCCTGAACACCCCGGCCTTCGACAAGTGCGTGCGCGACGGCACGCACGACAGCTGGGTCGACAAGTCCCACCAGGCCTTCCAGTCCGGCAACTTCTCGGGCACCCCGACCGTCCTGCTGAACGGGAAGAACATCCTCCAGGACCAGACGATGACCCCGGCGAAGCTGAAGCAGATGGTGGAAGCGGCCGCCAGCAAATGA
- the trpA gene encoding tryptophan synthase subunit alpha codes for MSGTATTGGQARLLADTLAAAKAEGRSALIAYLPAGFPTVDGGIEAIKAVFDGGADVVEVGLPHSDPVLDGPVIQTADDIALRGGVRIADVMRTVKEAHAATGKPVLVMTYWNPVDRYGVERFTAELAAAGGAGCILPDLPVQESAPWREHAEKHGLATVFVVAPSSRDERLSEITAAGSGFVYAASLMGVTGTRESVGTQAQDLVERTRATGSGLPVCVGLGVSSRAQAAEVAGFADGVIVGSAFVKRMLEAPDPAAGVEAVRALAGELASGVRGQA; via the coding sequence GTGAGCGGGACCGCAACGACCGGTGGCCAGGCCCGGCTGCTGGCCGACACCCTGGCCGCCGCCAAGGCGGAGGGCCGGTCCGCCCTCATCGCCTACCTGCCGGCCGGGTTCCCGACCGTGGACGGCGGCATCGAGGCGATCAAGGCCGTCTTCGACGGCGGCGCCGACGTCGTCGAGGTCGGACTGCCGCACAGCGACCCCGTCCTGGACGGCCCGGTCATCCAGACCGCGGACGACATCGCGCTGCGCGGCGGCGTCAGGATCGCGGACGTCATGCGGACGGTGAAGGAGGCCCACGCGGCCACCGGCAAGCCGGTGCTCGTCATGACGTACTGGAACCCCGTCGACCGCTACGGCGTCGAGCGGTTCACCGCCGAACTCGCCGCGGCGGGCGGCGCCGGCTGCATCCTGCCGGACCTGCCGGTCCAGGAGTCGGCCCCGTGGCGGGAGCACGCCGAGAAGCACGGCCTGGCGACGGTGTTCGTCGTCGCCCCCAGCAGCAGGGACGAGCGCCTCTCCGAGATCACCGCGGCCGGCTCCGGATTCGTCTACGCCGCCTCCCTGATGGGCGTCACCGGCACCCGTGAGTCGGTGGGCACACAGGCCCAGGACCTGGTGGAACGCACCCGGGCCACCGGCAGCGGCCTGCCCGTCTGCGTCGGCCTCGGCGTGTCCAGCCGCGCCCAGGCCGCCGAGGTCGCCGGCTTCGCCGACGGAGTGATCGTCGGTTCGGCCTTCGTCAAGCGGATGCTGGAGGCCCCGGACCCGGCGGCCGGCGTCGAGGCCGTCCGCGCCCTCGCGGGCGAGCTGGCGAGCGGGGTGCGCGGACAGGCGTAA
- the trpB gene encoding tryptophan synthase subunit beta translates to MPSEFFIPDPEGQVPSAEGYFGAFGGKFIPEALVAAVDEVAVEYDKAKADPEFARELDDLLAHYTGRPSALTEVPRFAEHAGGARVFLKREDLNHTGSHKINNVLGQALLTRRMGKTRVIAETGAGQHGVATATACALFGLQCTIYMGEIDTKRQALNVARMRMLGAEVVAVKSGSRTLKDAINEAFRDWVANVDHTHYLFGTVAGPHPFPAMVRDFHRVIGVEARRQLLERAGRLPDAAVACVGGGSNAIGLFHAFIPDSGVRLIGCEPAGHGVDTGEHAATLTAGEPGILHGSRSYVLQDDEGQITEPYSISAGLDYPGIGPEHSYLKDSGRGEYRAITDDAAMQALRLLSRTEGIIPAIESAHALAGALEVGRELGEDGLIVVNLSGRGDKDMDTAARYFGLYDTDAQVAADEADTAEIEGDAK, encoded by the coding sequence ATGCCCAGCGAGTTCTTCATTCCCGACCCGGAGGGCCAGGTGCCGAGCGCCGAGGGCTACTTCGGCGCGTTCGGCGGCAAGTTCATCCCGGAGGCGCTCGTCGCCGCCGTGGACGAGGTCGCCGTCGAGTACGACAAGGCCAAGGCCGACCCCGAGTTCGCCCGCGAGCTCGACGACCTGCTCGCCCACTACACCGGCCGCCCCAGCGCCCTCACCGAGGTGCCCCGCTTCGCCGAGCACGCCGGCGGCGCCCGCGTGTTCCTCAAGCGCGAGGACCTCAACCACACCGGCTCCCACAAGATCAACAACGTGCTCGGGCAGGCCCTGCTCACCCGGCGGATGGGCAAGACCCGGGTGATCGCCGAGACCGGCGCCGGACAGCATGGCGTCGCGACCGCCACCGCCTGCGCCCTCTTCGGCCTCCAGTGCACGATCTACATGGGTGAGATCGACACGAAGCGGCAGGCCCTGAACGTGGCCCGGATGCGCATGCTCGGCGCCGAGGTCGTCGCCGTGAAGTCCGGCAGCCGCACCCTGAAGGACGCCATCAACGAGGCGTTCCGCGACTGGGTCGCCAACGTCGACCACACCCACTACCTGTTCGGGACCGTCGCCGGACCGCACCCCTTCCCGGCCATGGTCCGCGACTTCCACCGGGTCATCGGCGTCGAGGCGCGCCGCCAGCTCCTCGAGCGCGCCGGGCGCCTGCCCGACGCAGCCGTCGCCTGTGTCGGCGGCGGCTCCAACGCCATCGGCCTCTTCCACGCCTTCATCCCGGACAGCGGGGTCCGCCTCATCGGGTGCGAGCCCGCCGGGCACGGCGTCGACACCGGCGAGCACGCGGCCACCCTGACCGCGGGCGAGCCCGGCATCCTGCACGGCTCGCGCTCCTACGTCCTCCAGGACGACGAGGGCCAGATCACCGAGCCGTACTCCATCTCCGCCGGCCTCGACTACCCCGGCATCGGCCCCGAGCACTCCTACCTCAAGGACTCCGGCCGCGGCGAGTACCGCGCGATCACCGACGACGCGGCCATGCAGGCGCTGCGCCTGCTGTCGCGGACCGAGGGCATCATCCCGGCGATCGAGAGCGCGCACGCGCTGGCCGGCGCCCTGGAAGTGGGCCGGGAACTGGGCGAGGACGGGCTGATCGTGGTCAACCTCTCCGGCCGCGGCGACAAGGACATGGACACCGCCGCCCGCTACTTCGGCCTGTACGACACCGACGCCCAGGTGGCCGCCGACGAAGCCGACACCGCCGAGATCGAGGGGGACGCCAAGTGA
- the trpM gene encoding tryptophan biosynthesis modulator TrpM: protein MTLPIAEPARDPYARLARGCRPRGCRAPARRVHGRRVRYVIGDEPGQVNGMRWRRPRARHQR, encoded by the coding sequence ATGACCCTCCCGATCGCCGAACCCGCCAGGGACCCGTACGCCCGCCTCGCGCGCGGCTGCCGGCCCCGGGGCTGCCGCGCGCCCGCACGCCGTGTGCACGGCCGCAGGGTGCGGTACGTCATCGGCGACGAACCGGGCCAGGTCAACGGCATGCGATGGCGTCGCCCGCGTGCGCGCCACCAGCGGTGA